A region of Argentina anserina chromosome 5, drPotAnse1.1, whole genome shotgun sequence DNA encodes the following proteins:
- the LOC126793311 gene encoding uncharacterized protein LOC126793311, which produces MKGSGTLVASMVAASTMALSSSSSPTPSAPVFTRAGGKKGGQSSQFEPRFDGLRFIETLVTAHR; this is translated from the exons ATGAAGGGCTCCGGTACTCTCGTCGCCTCCATGGTCGCCGCCTCCACCATggctctctcctcctcctcgtctCCCACTCCCTCCGCTCCG GTCTTCACCCGCGCGGGGGGAAAGAAAGGAGGACAGAGTTCGCAGTTTGAGCCGAGATTCGATGGGCTTAGGTTCATTGAGACGTTGGTGACAGCGCATAGATGA